In a genomic window of Phragmites australis chromosome 14, lpPhrAust1.1, whole genome shotgun sequence:
- the LOC133891669 gene encoding uncharacterized protein LOC133891669 translates to MAQLLACFRRRGGATASAPDEAAEDQQQAAPGPVLVELFSSQGCATSPEADAVAARLAQDSTGEGAVVVLGFHVDYWDYRGWKDPFASSAWTVRQKAYVEALRLDTLFTPQVVVQGRAHCVGTEQDALAQAVRDAPRYPAPAMKVTFQRPNPTTLQASFTGSLRSRVEGPGGASVLVALYENGLVTDCGRGENKGKSLLNDHVVRRLEKVAAVREGASARKTVSGTVQFPLWDGFRATRCGLALFVQNAALQVLGVQHFDLPDNV, encoded by the exons ATGGCGCAGCTGCTGGCGTGCTTCCGCCGCAGGGGCGGTGCGACGGCCTCGGCGCCggacgaggcggcggaggaccagCAGCAGGCAGCGCCGGGCCCGGTGCTGGTGGAGCTGTTCTCGTCGCAGGGGTGCGCGACGTCGCCCGAGGCGGACGCCGTGGCGGCGCGGCTTGCGCAGGACTCCACCGGCGAGGGCGCGGTGGTGGTGCTGGGCTTCCACGTCGATTACTGGGACTACCGCGGGTGGAAGGACCCCTTTGCGTCCAGCGCCTGGACCGTGCGCCAGAAGGCCTACGTGGAGGCGCTCCGCCTCGACACGCTCTTCACGCCGCAGGTCGTCGTGCAGGGCCGCGCGCACTGCGTCGGCACCGAGCAGGACGCGCTCGCGCAGGCCGTCCGCGACGCGCCGCGGTACCCCGCCCCCGCCATGAAG GTGACGTTCCAGAGGCCGAACCCGACGACGCTGCAGGCGTCCTTCACCGGCTCCCTGCGCAGCCGGGTGGAGGGACCAGGCGGCGCGAGCGTGCTGGTGGCGCTGTACGAGAACGGCCTGGTGACCGACTGCGGGCGCGGCGAGAACAAGGGCAAGTCGCTGCTGAACGACCACGTGGTGCGGCGGCTGGAGAAGGTGGCGGCCGTGCGCGAGGGCGCCTCGGCGAGGAAGACCGTGTCCGGGACCGTGCAGTTCCCGCTCTGGGACGGGTTCCGCGCCACCAGGTGCGGCCTCGCGCTCTTCGTCCAGAACGCCGCGCTGCAGGTGCTCGGCGTCCAGCACTTCGACCTGCCCGACAACGTGTGA
- the LOC133890813 gene encoding sugar transport protein MST6-like produces MAGGVVVSTGGGKDYPGKLTMFVLLACIVAATGGLIFGYDIGISGGVTSMNPFLMKFFPSVYRKEQEAERNQSNQYCKFDSQLLTMFTSSLYLAALVASFFAATVTRVAGRKWSMFSGGVTFLIGAALTGAAKNVLMLIFGRVLLGIGVGFANQSVPLYLSEMAPARLRGMLNIGFQLMITIGILCANLINYGTAKIKGGWGWRVSLALAAVPAAIIAVGALFLPDTPNSLIDRGHTDSAKRMLKRVRGTDDVEEEYNDLVAASEESKLVAHPWSNILQPRYRPQLTMAIVIPMFQQLTGINVIMFYAPVLFKTLGFADDASLMSAVITGLVNVFATFVSIVTVDRLGRRKLFLQGGAQMLACQIVVGSLIGAKFGFSGVAEIPKAYAAIVVFFICAYVAGFAWSWGPLGWLVPSEIFPLEIRSAGQSINVSVNMLCTFIIAQAFLPMLCRFKFILFFFFGAWVVVMTIFVALFLPETKNVPIEEMVLVWKSHWYWGRFVRDEDVHVGADVEMPAANGNGKIGAGKLAI; encoded by the exons ATGGCCGGCGGCGTGGTGGTGAGCACGGGAGGGGGCAAGGACTACCCCGGCAAGCTCACCATGTTCGTGCTCCTGGCCTGCATCGTCGCCGCCACCGGCGGCCTCATCTTCGGATATGACATCGGCATCTCCG GTGGCGTGACGTCGATGAACCCGTTCCTGATGAAGTTCTTCCCGTCGGTGTACCGCAAGGAGCAGGAGGCGGAGCGGAACCAGAGCAACCAGTACTGCAAGTTCGACAGCCAGCTGCTCACCATGTTCACCTCCTCGCTCTACCTCGCCGCGCTCGTCGCCTCCTTCTTCGCCGCCACCGTGACGCGCGTGGCCGGGCGCAAGTGGTCAATGTTCAGTGGCGGCGTCACCTTCCTCATCGGCGCTGCCCTCACCGGCGCCGCCAAGAATGTTCTCATGCTCATCTTCGGCCGCGTCCTCCTCGGCATCGGCGTCGGCTTCGCCAACCAGTCGGTTCCGCTTTACCTGTCAGAGATGGCGCCGGCGCGTCTGCGCGGGATGCTCAATATCGGGTTCCAGCTGATGATCACGATCGGCATTCTGTGCGCGAACCTGATCAACTACGGCACGGCCAAGATCAAGGGCGGGTGGGGGTGGCGCGTGAGCCTCGCGCTGGCGGCGGTGCCGGCGGCCATCATCGCCGTGGGCGCGCTCTTCCTGCCGGACACCCCCAACTCGCTCATCGACCGCGGCCACACCGACTCCGCCAAGCGCATGCTGAAGCGCGTGCGCGGCACGGACGACGTGGAGGAAGAGTACAACGACCTGGTGGCCGCTAGCGAGGAGTCCAAGCTCGTGGCCCACCCCTGGAGTAACATCCTGCAGCCGCGGTACCGCCCGCAGCTCACCATGGCCATCGTCATCCCGATGTTCCAGCAGCTCACCGGCATCAACGTCATCATGTTCTACGCGCCGGTGCTGTTCAAGACGCTCGGTTTTGCGGACGACGCGTCCCTCATGTCCGCCGTGATCACGGGCCTCGTCAACGTCTTCGCCACCTTCGTGTCCATCGTGACCGTGgaccgcctcggccgccgcaagCTGTTCCTGCAGGGCGGCGCCCAGATGCTTGCCTGCCAAATCGTGGTCGGCAGCCTTATCGGCGCCAAGTTCGGGTTCTCCGGCGTGGCGGAGATTCCCAAGGCGTACGCGGCGATCGTGGTGTTCTTCATCTGCGCGTACGTGGCCGGGTTCGCCTGGTCGTGGGGGCCGCTCGGGTGGCTGGTGCCCAGCGAGATCTTCCCGCTGGAGATCAGGTCGGCGGGGCAGAGCATCAACGTGTCCGTGAACATGCTCTGCACCTTCATCATCGCGCAGGCGTTCCTCCCCATGCTCTGCCGCTTCAAGttcatcctcttcttcttcttcggcgcCTGGGTCGTCGTCATGACCATCTTCGTCGCGCTGTTCCTCCCCGAGACCAAGAACGTGCCCATCGAGGAGATGGTGCTCGTCTGGAAGTCGCACTGGTACTGGGGCAGGTTCGTCCGCGACGAGGACGTGCACGTCGGCGCCGACGTCGAGATGCCCGCCGCCAACGGTAACGGCAAGATCGGGGCCGGCAAGCTCGCCATTTAG